One genomic window of Arthrobacter caoxuetaonis includes the following:
- a CDS encoding DUF4082 domain-containing protein, with translation MMKTETAPRDPRRRSVPALTALLLATLLAASQLVLLAPLPAAAAENCAAAVNPVACENAKPGADPDEWDIEKAGDPSIQGFSTDISVNAGESLDFKVDTDASAYTIDIYRTGWYQGLGARKIASVAPSAKLPQHQPECLRDVSTELVDCGTWSRSATWDVPAGVVSGVYVALLKRLDTGGTSHITFVMRNDASTSDVVFQTSDPTWQAYNTYGGSNFYQGAANGRAYKLSYNRPVTTRGDNDGRDFYFGAEYPLVRFLEKNGYDVTYQAGVDTDRHGEALKNHSVFLSVGHDEYWSGAQRANVEAARDAGVNLQFLSGNEVYWRTRYEPSTTDGTAYRTMVSYKETWANTKIDPEPEWTGTWRDPRLAPQSRGGGVPENALTGTAYVANFSDLAITVSADEGKYRLWRHTELASQSPGSRTQLAAHTIGYESNEDLDNGFRPPGLARLSTTTGPTPQYLRDYGNTVTEGTTTHHLTQYRAPSGALVFSAGSIQWTWGLDREHDGWGDPADRRMQQAQVNLLADMGAQPDTLDSQLTRTAASTDTSPPTAVITSPAPGTPAANGTAVTVTGTASDTGGGRVAGVEISTDDGETWSAAQGTTNWSYTYLQQGMDTQTIRARAIDDTGNFAAAGVSVPVAATGPFTVFGSTEPETRDSGDGSPVEVGMRFSPSVSGYVSAVRFYKSEANTGTHTGTLWDASGTALATVAFTGESASGWQQAAFPAPVAVTAGAGYVISYSAPAGHYAMAPDHWSARGKTAAPLLVAGGFGAPPAGVYNSTPGRFPADSYRNTAYFVDVVFDTSSNAPLSASSQTPADGAAGAPADTRISAVLSKEVVRESVGIVLRDAAGTPVAGTTRYSAASRTAEFVPESALGEGVRYTAELSAVDADGNPLLSGGTWSFTIAKTVAEGECPCSLFREEAIPALPQLSDGIPLSLGVAFRPETSGTVTGVRFYKGPGNTGVHTGRLFGPGGAELGAVTFSGESASGWQTAHFAVPVPVQPGQEYVAAYSSPNGAYSANLGQFAGSYTFGPLTVPADGGRYVYGGTYPERKSTSGYLVDVVFERGGPVLGVSSRAPAAGATDVPGDTTVSGVFSSAIVAGSAAFSVRGPDGGHVAGQTTYDAGTRTATFRPAAPLAGSTTYTVDLTAASAEGLASDSSGAWSFTTAQATPEAECCSLFPPDTVPLIAQVADGRPVVLGTAFRSAADGAVRGIRFYKGPGNAGTHTGRLFAADGTVLASATFTAETGSGWQSVTFSSPVHIRAGGQYVAAYTSPTGTYSVTPGQFASAYEYGPLSVEASGGRFTYSGGYPGSSSAASYLVDVMFTPGDAPPEPELPDNGCPCSLYTQADVPLIDRVLDGTPVTLGTAFSVSAPGEVSAVRFYRGEGNTGPRTGYLFDAGGAELGRVSFPDGPAGWQSAALPSPVQLVPGAQYTVAYTAPAGVYSATPGGFSTGRDRSPLLVPANGGRYSYTGVFPDTPSGATYLVDVVFSPRPGPPG, from the coding sequence ATGATGAAAACCGAAACGGCCCCGCGTGACCCAAGGCGCCGGAGTGTCCCTGCCCTCACCGCACTGCTGCTGGCGACCCTCCTGGCAGCCTCGCAGCTGGTGCTCCTGGCGCCCCTCCCGGCGGCCGCGGCCGAGAACTGCGCGGCGGCCGTCAACCCGGTGGCGTGTGAGAACGCCAAGCCCGGAGCGGACCCGGACGAGTGGGACATTGAGAAAGCCGGAGATCCCAGCATCCAGGGATTCTCAACGGACATCAGCGTCAACGCCGGCGAAAGCCTCGATTTCAAGGTGGACACCGATGCCTCGGCGTACACCATCGATATCTACCGCACCGGCTGGTACCAGGGGCTGGGTGCCCGCAAGATAGCCTCCGTGGCGCCGTCGGCGAAGCTTCCGCAGCACCAGCCCGAGTGCCTGCGCGATGTAAGCACCGAACTGGTTGACTGCGGTACCTGGAGCCGTTCAGCCACCTGGGATGTTCCGGCCGGCGTGGTCTCCGGAGTCTACGTTGCGCTGCTCAAGCGGCTGGACACCGGGGGCACCAGCCACATCACCTTCGTAATGCGTAACGATGCTTCCACGTCCGACGTCGTTTTCCAGACCTCGGATCCCACGTGGCAGGCGTACAACACCTACGGCGGTTCCAACTTCTATCAGGGAGCCGCGAACGGCCGGGCTTACAAACTGAGCTACAACAGGCCTGTAACCACCCGGGGGGACAACGACGGGCGCGATTTCTACTTCGGTGCCGAGTACCCGCTGGTGCGTTTCCTGGAAAAGAACGGCTATGACGTCACTTACCAGGCCGGCGTGGACACCGACCGCCACGGCGAAGCGTTGAAGAACCACAGCGTTTTCCTCTCCGTGGGCCATGACGAATACTGGTCCGGCGCCCAGCGCGCCAACGTGGAGGCGGCCCGGGACGCAGGGGTGAACCTGCAGTTCCTCTCCGGAAACGAGGTGTACTGGCGCACCCGCTACGAACCGTCAACAACGGACGGAACCGCATACCGCACGATGGTCAGCTACAAGGAAACCTGGGCCAATACCAAGATCGATCCGGAGCCGGAATGGACCGGAACCTGGCGCGACCCCCGCTTGGCCCCGCAGTCACGGGGCGGCGGCGTTCCGGAGAACGCGCTGACCGGTACCGCTTACGTGGCGAACTTCTCGGACCTTGCAATCACAGTCAGCGCCGATGAAGGCAAATACCGGCTATGGCGGCACACCGAGCTTGCCTCCCAGAGCCCCGGCAGCCGCACCCAGCTGGCAGCCCATACCATCGGCTACGAATCCAATGAGGACCTGGACAACGGTTTCCGGCCGCCGGGGCTCGCCCGGCTCTCCACCACCACCGGCCCAACCCCGCAGTATCTGCGGGACTATGGAAATACGGTGACGGAGGGGACAACCACACACCACCTGACCCAGTACCGTGCGCCGAGCGGTGCCCTGGTCTTTTCCGCAGGCAGCATCCAGTGGACCTGGGGACTGGACCGGGAACACGACGGCTGGGGAGATCCAGCCGACCGGCGGATGCAGCAGGCCCAGGTCAACCTCCTGGCGGACATGGGTGCGCAGCCGGACACGCTCGATTCCCAGCTCACCAGGACGGCTGCGAGTACCGACACATCGCCGCCCACCGCCGTCATCACGTCACCGGCCCCCGGGACGCCCGCGGCCAACGGCACGGCCGTCACAGTCACGGGGACGGCGTCTGATACCGGAGGCGGCCGGGTTGCCGGCGTGGAAATCTCCACGGACGACGGCGAAACCTGGTCCGCTGCGCAGGGCACCACCAACTGGAGCTACACCTACCTCCAGCAGGGCATGGACACCCAGACCATACGTGCCCGGGCCATCGACGACACCGGCAATTTCGCTGCGGCAGGAGTCTCGGTTCCGGTGGCAGCGACAGGCCCGTTCACAGTCTTCGGAAGCACGGAACCGGAAACACGGGACAGCGGCGACGGATCCCCCGTGGAAGTGGGCATGCGGTTCTCGCCCTCTGTGAGCGGGTACGTCAGCGCTGTGCGGTTCTACAAGTCCGAGGCCAACACCGGCACCCACACGGGGACGCTTTGGGACGCATCGGGCACCGCCCTGGCGACCGTGGCCTTCACCGGCGAGAGTGCCTCCGGCTGGCAGCAGGCTGCGTTCCCCGCGCCCGTGGCAGTCACCGCCGGCGCCGGTTACGTCATTTCCTACAGTGCTCCTGCCGGGCATTACGCCATGGCCCCGGATCATTGGTCCGCGCGGGGCAAAACCGCCGCCCCGCTGCTGGTTGCCGGAGGTTTCGGCGCACCGCCGGCAGGCGTGTACAACAGCACTCCGGGACGGTTCCCGGCCGACAGCTACCGCAACACCGCGTACTTCGTCGACGTGGTGTTTGACACCAGCAGCAACGCCCCGCTGTCCGCGTCATCCCAGACGCCGGCCGACGGCGCGGCCGGAGCTCCGGCGGACACCCGCATCTCTGCGGTGCTGTCCAAGGAAGTGGTTCGCGAAAGCGTGGGGATTGTGCTGCGGGATGCCGCGGGAACACCGGTGGCGGGCACCACCCGCTACTCGGCGGCGAGCCGCACGGCGGAATTCGTACCGGAGTCCGCACTGGGGGAGGGTGTCCGCTATACCGCGGAGCTCAGCGCCGTGGACGCTGACGGCAATCCGCTGCTCTCCGGGGGAACGTGGTCCTTCACCATCGCCAAGACCGTCGCCGAGGGCGAATGTCCCTGCAGTCTTTTCCGGGAGGAAGCCATTCCGGCCCTGCCCCAGCTTTCCGACGGAATCCCGCTAAGCCTAGGCGTGGCCTTCCGCCCGGAAACCTCCGGAACCGTCACCGGAGTCCGCTTCTACAAGGGACCGGGGAACACCGGCGTGCACACGGGCCGGTTGTTCGGACCCGGCGGAGCTGAACTCGGGGCTGTGACCTTCAGCGGCGAATCTGCCTCCGGCTGGCAGACGGCCCACTTTGCCGTTCCCGTCCCCGTTCAGCCAGGACAGGAGTACGTTGCCGCGTACAGCTCTCCGAACGGCGCGTACTCGGCGAACCTCGGCCAGTTCGCGGGCAGTTACACGTTCGGTCCCCTCACCGTTCCGGCCGACGGCGGACGGTACGTCTACGGCGGAACCTACCCGGAACGCAAATCCACGTCCGGCTACCTGGTAGACGTCGTTTTCGAGCGGGGCGGTCCGGTGCTGGGAGTCTCCTCGAGGGCTCCGGCAGCCGGAGCCACAGACGTTCCGGGGGATACCACCGTGTCCGGAGTGTTCTCCTCCGCTATCGTGGCCGGTTCCGCGGCGTTCAGCGTGCGCGGCCCTGACGGAGGGCATGTGGCCGGACAGACCACGTACGACGCCGGAACACGCACCGCCACTTTCCGCCCCGCCGCACCGCTGGCAGGTTCCACCACCTACACGGTCGACCTGACGGCAGCCTCCGCCGAGGGACTGGCCTCGGACAGCAGCGGCGCCTGGTCCTTCACCACGGCGCAGGCTACGCCGGAGGCAGAGTGCTGCAGCCTGTTCCCGCCGGACACCGTCCCGCTCATCGCGCAGGTGGCCGACGGACGGCCGGTGGTTTTGGGTACTGCCTTCCGCTCCGCGGCTGACGGAGCGGTCCGAGGGATACGTTTTTACAAGGGGCCGGGTAACGCAGGCACCCACACGGGGCGGCTGTTCGCCGCAGACGGCACGGTCCTGGCGTCGGCGACCTTCACCGCCGAAACGGGGAGCGGGTGGCAGAGCGTGACGTTCAGCTCTCCTGTGCACATCCGGGCTGGCGGACAGTACGTGGCCGCGTACACCTCTCCGACCGGCACTTACTCGGTCACGCCCGGCCAGTTTGCGTCGGCCTACGAGTACGGGCCGCTGAGCGTAGAAGCTTCCGGAGGACGCTTCACCTACTCCGGCGGCTACCCCGGAAGCTCCTCTGCGGCCAGCTACCTGGTCGATGTGATGTTCACGCCGGGGGATGCTCCTCCCGAGCCTGAGCTCCCGGACAACGGCTGCCCCTGCAGCCTCTACACCCAGGCCGACGTTCCGCTGATTGACCGGGTGCTGGACGGCACGCCGGTCACGCTGGGGACAGCGTTCTCCGTATCCGCTCCGGGCGAGGTCAGTGCTGTACGGTTCTACCGCGGGGAGGGCAACACCGGGCCGCGCACCGGATACCTCTTTGACGCCGGCGGGGCGGAACTCGGCCGGGTATCCTTCCCGGACGGGCCCGCTGGGTGGCAGTCCGCTGCCCTTCCCTCGCCCGTCCAGCTGGTTCCGGGTGCACAGTACACGGTGGCGTACACCGCCCCGGCAGGGGTCTATTCGGCAACACCCGGAGGCTTCAGTACCGGCCGTGACCGCAGTCCGCTGCTCGTCCCGGCCAACGGGGGACGCTATTCCTACACCGGAGTCTTCCCGGACACGCCCTCGGGAGCGACGTATCTGGTCGACGTCGTCTTCAGCCCCCGGCCTGGCCCGCCGGGCTAG
- a CDS encoding MFS transporter, with the protein MYLSLAGQRAPWRNRGAASVPFRLSPVILWLGIVSLLTDVSSEAVAAVLPVYLTGALGLSILAYGFLDGLQQGISAVIRIAAGWTSDTLDRPKWVAAAGYGLSMAARAGLLLSASVGAVASVITLDRIGKGIRTAPRDALITTAAQPEHLARSFGVHRMLDTVGATAGPLLAFGILLVIPQGYSTVFVFSLGAAILGVAVMVLLVPNLRTRQAAGRSEPAVPQSEPGGPAQARLPRPTRRQALRELNTPTVRRLLLAAGVLSLLSVGDGFLYLLLLTSGGFNPVWFPLLFVGTNAAYLLLAIPLGRAADRWGRKKVFLLGHVGLLAAYACAGFGGLGATLMCLFALGAFYAATDGVLAALMGGLVPARVRATGIAAAQTVVAVGRLLASSLFGVLWYTLGPETALWTAAATLAAVLPGAAWLIRSASTRKPVPADAAETAQ; encoded by the coding sequence GTGTACCTCTCCCTCGCGGGCCAGCGCGCCCCCTGGCGGAACCGCGGCGCGGCTTCCGTGCCGTTCCGCCTCTCTCCCGTGATTCTCTGGCTGGGCATCGTCAGCCTGCTCACCGATGTTTCCTCCGAAGCGGTGGCCGCGGTGCTGCCCGTCTACCTCACTGGTGCACTGGGTTTGTCCATCCTGGCCTACGGCTTCCTGGACGGACTGCAGCAAGGCATCAGCGCCGTCATACGGATTGCCGCGGGCTGGACCTCGGATACCCTGGACCGGCCCAAGTGGGTGGCCGCCGCAGGTTACGGTTTGTCGATGGCCGCCCGCGCCGGACTGCTGCTCTCCGCATCCGTGGGGGCCGTGGCGTCGGTGATCACCCTGGACCGGATCGGCAAAGGCATCCGGACCGCGCCGCGCGACGCCCTGATCACCACGGCTGCCCAGCCCGAGCATCTGGCCCGCTCTTTCGGCGTGCACCGGATGCTCGACACAGTGGGGGCAACAGCCGGCCCGCTGCTTGCCTTCGGCATCCTGCTTGTGATTCCGCAGGGCTATTCCACCGTGTTTGTCTTTTCCCTGGGCGCTGCGATCCTGGGCGTCGCGGTGATGGTGCTCCTGGTTCCCAACCTGCGCACCCGGCAGGCTGCCGGCAGGTCGGAGCCCGCCGTTCCACAGTCCGAACCCGGGGGGCCGGCGCAGGCACGCCTCCCCCGTCCCACCCGCCGCCAGGCCCTGCGGGAGCTGAACACGCCCACGGTTCGGCGCCTGCTTCTGGCCGCCGGGGTGCTGTCCCTGCTCAGCGTCGGGGACGGGTTCCTGTACCTGCTGCTGCTCACCTCGGGCGGCTTCAACCCGGTGTGGTTCCCCCTGCTGTTCGTGGGGACCAACGCCGCCTATCTGCTCCTGGCGATCCCGCTGGGCCGTGCGGCTGACCGCTGGGGACGGAAGAAGGTGTTTCTGCTCGGCCACGTGGGCCTGCTCGCTGCCTACGCCTGCGCGGGGTTCGGCGGCCTGGGTGCCACCCTGATGTGCCTCTTCGCCCTGGGCGCTTTCTACGCCGCTACCGACGGCGTGCTCGCAGCCCTCATGGGCGGGCTGGTGCCCGCCAGGGTGCGGGCAACTGGCATTGCCGCCGCCCAGACGGTGGTAGCGGTGGGGCGGCTGCTCGCCTCCAGCCTCTTCGGCGTGCTCTGGTACACCCTGGGCCCGGAAACGGCGCTGTGGACGGCGGCGGCCACGTTGGCTGCCGTTCTTCCGGGGGCGGCCTGGCTCATCCGGTCAGCTTCCACCCGGAAGCCAGTACCTGCTGACGCAGCGGAGACCGCGCAGTGA